One Pseudomonas sp. MM213 genomic window, CAATGGGACCTGCCAGGCGCGTGTTGAGCTCGGTGAAACGGTCCCACTCGTCCATGCGGCGGATGCCGCTGCGGTTGGCTGCGAAGTTGCCGGCGATGGTTTCCCAGTCGCTGCCCAGTGAGGTGATGCCGGCCATGCCGGTGACGACGACGCGCTTCATCAGCACAGGCCTCCGTTGACGGCCAGAACCTGCCGGGTGATGTACGACGCTTCCGCCGACATCAGGAAATTCACCGCGCCGGCCACCTCTTGCGGGGTGCCCATGCGCTGTGCGGGAATCATTTTCATCAGTTCTTCCACTGGCACGTTTTCGTCGAGCATGGCGGTGTCGATCAGGCCGGGTGCGACGCAATTGACGGTGATTTTGCGCTTGCCCAGTTCAATCGCCAACGCTTTTGCCGCGCCGATCAAACCGGCCTTGGAGGCACTGTAATTGACCTGCCCACGATTGCCGATCAAACCGGAAACCGAGGTGATGCAAACGATTCGCCCGGCGGCGCGACGACGGATCATCGGCATCATCACCGGGTGCAGCACGTTGTAGAAACCGTCGAGGTTGGTGCGCATCACCACATCCCAATCATCCTCGCTCAGCGCCGGAAAAGCACCGTCACGCGTCAGGCCGGCGTTGAGCACCACGCCGTAATAGGCGCCATGGTTTTCCACATCGGCTTCGAGAATGGCTTTGCAACTGGCGCGGTCGGACACGTCGAATTGCAGGATGCGTGCGTTGCGGCCCAAGGCTTCGATTTCGGCCTTCACCCCTTCGGCGTCTACCAGGCCGCTGCGGCAATGCAGCACGATGTCATGCCCGGCCTGAGCCAGACGCAACGCGATAGCGCGGCCGATGCCACGGCTGGAACCGGTGACCAGTACGGATTCAGTCATGCCTGCGTTCCTTGTGAAAAGCCTTGTGGAGTTTCATGAAGATATTGAGCGGCCTGAGGCGGGCGAAACACGTTCAGACGGGCGGTAGCGTGAATGCCGGGGGCGTTGATGTGGCATTCGAACACGCCCATGCCGTTGTCGTCTTCCAGCGAACGCAGCCCATGGATAGTCAGCTCGGTGCCGGCGGGAAAGTGGTCGACATTGCATTCGAATTTGCGGGTGCCGAGCAGGAAGCCCAGCTCTACCGCATCGCCTCGCTGGCGCGCATGGCAGCCGGCGAAGGCGGCGACACTCTGGGCCATCAGTTCGATGCCGACCCACGCCGGCAGGCTGCCGTCGGGGCGATTGAACAGGCCATCGGGCTTGACGGTGAGGCGGGTGTGGATCTGCTCGTCATCGAACGCGAGGATCTGATCGATGAGGATCATGTCGCCAGCGTGCGGCAGCAGTTCGGCGAGCGGCCAGTCAATCATGGGGCGTCTCCGATAATCAGGCTGACGTTATTGCCACCGAAGGCAAAGGAATTGCTCATCAGGTAGCGAGGTGCAATGGACGCCAGGCGATCGGCCGGGGTCACCCAATTCAGGGCTGGCAGTTGCGGGTCAGGCTGGCCGTCCCAGACATGTGGCGGCAACGTATGTGTTTGATTGTCAGCGCTCAGGCTCAGCCAGCAGAACGCCGCTTCCAGCGCGCCGGCCGCGCCGAGGGTGTGACCGGTCATCGGTTTGGTCGAAGAACACGGCACGCCGGCCGGGAACAATGCCGACACCGCGAGGCTTTCCATGGCGTCATTGTGTTGCGTGGCGGTGCCGTGCAGGTTCAGGTAACCGATCTGTTCGGGTTGCAGGTTCGCGCGGCCCAAGGCTTTGCGCATCGCTTGCAGGGCGCCACGGCCGGTCGGTTCCGGCGCGGAAATGTGGTGCGCATCTGAGCTGGCGCCACTGCCGAGCAGTGCAATCGATGGTTTATCGCCAGCCACTTTGGTCATCAGGAACAGCACCGCCGCTTCACCGATGTTGATGCCGTTACGGTTGACCGAGAACGGATTGCAACGTTGTTCGGACACCGCCTCCAGCGCCGAAAATCCGTTGAGGGTCAGCTTGCACAAACTGTCGACGCCGCCGCACAACACTGCGTCGCACAGGCCCAGATCCAACAGACGTTGGGCACTCATCAGCGCCCGGGCGCTGGAGGTGCAGGCGGTGGAAATCACATAGGCCGGGCCGCTGAGTTGCAGCCAGTCGGCAAGGAAATTCGCCGGCGCGCCGAGTTCCTGTTGCTGATAGTCGTAATAGTCCGGGAACTGATGCTCGTGGATGTAATGAGCCAGGCCGCGACTGGCTTCATCGATGCCGGACGTGCTGGTGCCGAGGATCACGCCGATGCGGTCGCGGCCGTAGGTCTGGATCGCTTGATCGATGTCGTCGCGGATTTGCAGCGCCGCTTCCAGCAACAACTGATTGTTGCGGGTGCTTTGCTTCACCAGTTCCGCCGGGATCGGCGCCAGATCACCGCGCACTGCGGCCACTGGCAACGAACGCTCTGGAACCCAGCCGGCCTCGCTGCGCATGCCGGAGCAATCGCCGGCAAACAGGTTGCGCGCGACTTCGTGCTTGTCGCGGCCCAGGGCGCAGATCACCCCGAGTGCGTTCAGGTAGGCGGTCATGGTGTCTCACCGGACAGGGGCGTGACTTGGTACGTCGGACCTTTGGGCAGGTTCAATTCAAAGCTCATCGGTTGTGAATATCGGACTTCCCAGTGCTCCGGCAGGGATCGTTGTGCGCCATGTTGCCAGGCAGCGGGATAGTTGCCGTGCAACTCATCCTTGGGTGTCAGCGCAAACAGCAATGCTGCAAACAACTCTCGGGCTTCCGGGTTGGGCGGCAACAGGCCGTCTGCTTGCCATTGACCGTCGATCAGTTTCTGACGTGCCTGTGGAATACCCAGCAGATCCATCATCGACCAGCGAATGCCCGGGCCTTCACGTGCAATCACCAGTACCCAGTCCTGACGCTGGCCGTCCGCCAGACGCTGAATGTGCAGTTGCTGCGGCAACGGCAGGCTCGGGGTTTGCTCGGGCAGCGGTGCCTTGCTGGCGCAGGCGCTGATCAGCAGGACCGCGCCAATGAGCAAAAATCTCAACACCGCCGCATACCCTGTGGGAGCGAGCCTGCTCGCGATGACGGCCATACAGTCGACATTTATGCTGACTGACACACCGCTATCGCGAGCAGGCTCACTCCTACAGTTTTGAGTTGCACTAGACATCACACAGCACCTTCAAGCGGTTTGCGCGCCACCACATTGACCAGGGTTTCTTCCCGTTGGCCAAAGGGTTTTGGCTGGCGCAGACCCCAGCGTTCAAGCAGGCCGAAATCCTTGGCGCGACTCCACCACAAGTAAGGATATGACACGTTGTGCGGGGCAAATTCGAAACCCTGGCGACGAATCATTTCAAGGTACCCGGCGGCGCTCTTCTGCACGTGCATCGGATGGCGGAACAACCAGCGGATCACCCAGGTATCAATGTAAGCCTCGGTGGATTCGGCGAACAGCAGATAACCGCCCGGCTTGAGCACACGGTAGAACTCGGCGAGCGCTTTGTCCTGTTCCACCAGATGATGGAAGGTCTGGTGACAGAACAACAGGTCGACGCTGGCATCCGGCACGGCCAGCGTGGCGCAGTCGCTGCCGATCAACTCCACGTCCATGCCCTGACGGGTGGCTTCTGCACCGCTCAGGTCGAGGCTGTGCGGGTCGGCGTCTACGCCGATCAGGCGCTGGGGGGCAAAGGTCTGGCGCAGGTACTGGAACGACTTGCCCTGGCCGCAACCGGCATCCAGCAACACCGGATGGGCGGGCAACGGTTCGCTGAACAGGCTGCGCAGGTCATTGATCGCCACACGCAGCACATGGTGCTGCCAGGTGTGGCTGCGCAGGAACCAGAACCCGAAGCGCGTCTCCTCGACGTAGTTGTCGCTCAAGTAGCTCATGTGGCATCCCTTGCACAGAGTTCCGACAGCATCCGCAGCCGGCGTTTCGGTTCGGCGACGAATGGATTGCGTTCATCCCAGGCATAACCGGCGAGGATCGAACTGATCATGCGGCGGATGTCCGGCGAGCTGTCCGGATGGAAAATCACGTCCTGGAACGTCCCGGCATACCAGCCTTCAACGTAGCAGCGGAAAGTGTCGACGCCACGCTTGAGCGGTGTGGCGAACTCGGTCTGCCAGTCGACACGTTCACCTTGCAGTTGGCGATGCAGAACACCGGCGGCCATGCTCGCCGAACGCATGGCGATGGTCACGCCGGAGGAGAACACCGGGTCGAGAAACTCCGCCGCGTTGCCCAGCAGCGCAAAGCCTGGTCCGTGCAAGGTTTTGACGTTGGCCGAGTAGCCGCCGATGGTGCGCGCCGGCGTATCCCACACCGCGTTGTTCAACACGCCGGAGAGGCTTGGCGTCTCGGCAATGAAACCGCGCAGGCAATCGTCCAGATTATCGGCACGACCGGCGAAATGCTCCGCCGCCGCGACCACGCCCACCGAGCAACGGCCGTTGCTGAACGGGATGGTCCAGAACCAGACATCGCGTTTGGTTGGATGCGTGGTGACGAGGATTTTCGTGCGGTCGAAACCCGGGTGGTCGATGTGGTCTTCGACGTGGGTGAATACCGCCTGGCGCACCGGGAAATTCGAGGGTGCCTCAAGGTCGAGCAGGCGCGGCAGGACGCGGCCGTAGCCGCTGGCATCGAGCATGAAATCAGCCTCGACGCGGTACTCGCTGCCGTCCTCGCGCTGCACACCGAGCAGCGGTTTTTCCCGCTCGATATCGACGCTGACGATCGCTTCGCCATAGCGGATTTCCGCGCCTTGCAGCGCGGCTTGATCGGCCAGCAGTTTGTCGAAATCGGCGCGCTGGACTTGAAACGTGGTCGGCTTGCCGTTGCTGAAGGTGTCGCCGAAATCGAAGGCGCTGTACTGCTCGCCCCAGGCGAACGCCGCACCGGTTTTCAGCTGGAAACCTGCAGCGTTAACCGCCTCGAGCATGCCGGCTTCTTCGACGAAATCCAGGCAGTGCGACAGCAGGCTTTCGCCGATGGAGAACCGTGGGAAATGCTGGCGTTCGATCACTAACACATCGTGGCCCTTGCGCTTGAGCAGCGCGGCGGCGATGGCGCCCGATGGACCGGCGCCGATGATCACTACCTGACGACGTTCCATTTCAACGATTGGCATGGGGGCTCCTTGCCGGGACGGCAGCTTTCAAAGGGATTCGGTGCATGCCGGCCAATGCCGGCAGCAATGTCGCGATAAGACCCATCAGCATCAGCGCAAAGTACAGCGGCGGGCTGATGAGGTGTTGTTGCAGCAGCAGGTTGAGAAAGACGATCTCGCTCAAGCCGCGAATATTGAGCAGCACACTTTCGCGCCAGCGGCTGGCGCCCGCAAACGAAGCGCCGGCCCAGCCAAGTCCCAGCCAGTTGCCCAGCAGTTTGCTGGCAATCGGGAACAGCAGCAGCGCAGCCAGTTGCGCCCAGCTCAGGCTGTCCATGGCGCTGTGGACGTTGATCTGCACGATGCCGAACGTCAGGATCAACGGGATCGCGATCCAGGTCTGCAAGCGATTCATCCACACCGCCGGCATTGGCAGCACCAGCGGCACCTTCAGCGCGGCCATGCACAACAAGTAACCGATGCCGACAATCAGCGCATTGAGCTTGTAGTGCTCGGCCACCACCAGCAACGCGAAGAAGCAGCCGCTGTAGAGCCGTGGCTGGCGCAAGCCGAGTACCCGCAGCAGCACGGGCACGCACGCGCAGGCCAAGGGCAGCAGCAAACTGCTCAGGTGCAGGCTGCCTTGGGCGATGGCGAACACTGTCCAGCACGTGAGGTCGATGAGGATCGCGGTTTGCACCAGGCGCCGGGTCGCGGCGACCGGGTAATCGATATGCCGAAGGTACAGGTACAACACGGGAATCGCGGTAATGGCAAACAGCAGCCCGACCGCCAAAGAGCTGATCCACGGCTGTGGCGGCAGCAGCCAGATCGCTGTCGCGAGCCCGCCGGCGAACGGAATGCAGAAACTCGGCAGGGCGATTTTCAGGCTCTGGCGGTCCAGGCGCAGGTCGATCACGTCGCTGAGGATGTAGCCCAGCAACAGCGCGAAACTCAGGCTGTAGAGGTTTTTCAGCCAGATCGGAGCGACCAGCGTTGCGCCGCTCAAGTGCCATTGAGGTTCGATCCAGAAGTACATCAGCAGCGGCAAACCGACGGTGGCCAGCAACAATTGGCTGACGATCGGGATCAAACCGAAATGGCGCCCGACACGCGTGGCCACGGCGAACAGCGCCAGGGCCATTGCCCAGAACAACACGACCATCACGCTGCCGACTCCGCGACCGTGGCCGCTTGCACGTGCCGTCCGGCCCACGGCGCGAGGATGAAGCTGAACGCCAGGCCGAGGCTCACCGACACCCCGAAGTTGCTCACCGCTGGGGTGCTGGACACGGCCAGCAATCCGAACGACAGCCACGTGGTCAACGCCGCCAGCAAGGTGCCCAGCAGGCTGACGGCGGCGCCGCCGACCTGTTCGCGCATGAGGATCGCGTAATCGACGCTGATCGCCGTCACCAGCAGCAGGCCGAACAGGCTGAACAACGTCAGCGGCTGTCCGAGCCAGCCGAGACTGGCGAGGCTGCACAGCGCCGCCAGCAACGGCAGGGCGACGATGCGCAAGGCGCCGCCAAGGCCGAACGGCAGGATCAGCACCAGCACGATCAGCACGCAGGAGGCGAGTTTCAGTTCCGCAGCGCTGATCTGGGTTTTGGCGAACACGTTATTCAATTCGCCCAGACGATCCACCAGTTCCACCCCCGGCAAGTCCAGCGCTTGCACCCGCAGCAGTGCAGGGTTGTTCAGGCCTTGCAGGCTGACCATCGCCGCCACGCCGTCTTCGGTCGGGCCCAGCCATAGCGTGCGATAGGGTTCGGCCAGCGGACCGGTCAGGGCGCTGTCGATGTCTTCGACCGGCAGTGCCTGCAACTTCGCCAATTCGGTTTTCAGAGCTTCGACCGGCACGCCGACGTCGAGCAGCGGTTGCCAGAACGCCGGCAACTTGTTCAGCGCTTCGCGCACTTGCCGTTGCTCGCTGGGCTGGCTGACCAGTTGATTCAGCGACAGATAGCCTTGAAGTTTGTTCAGATTGACCAACTGATCCAGCCGCTCGCTCAACGCGGTTTGGCGTTCGAGCAATGCTTGTTGATTGGCCGCTCGCACCAGGAAAAACTGGCTGGTGGGTTGGTAGCCGGTGATGCGCGCAATGGTCTGGGCTTCGTCGGTCAATTGCTGCGGTGCGCCGACCCATTGGCGAATATCGTTTTTGGTATCGAGCTGCAACAGACCGCCCACGCAGAAGGCAATCAGCAGCACCAGCAGCACAGGCGTACGGGCGATTTTCAACAGCTTTTCGCGCAGTGCCAGCAAATACTCGGCGACGCGCAATGGCCATTGCGCCGGGCGCAAATCCGAACCCTTGAGCAGCGCAGGCAACAGGCACACCGCAGACAGGTAGGCGCCGAGCAGGCCGGCGGCGGAGAATACGGCGATCTGGGTCAGGGCCGGGAAGGGGGTCCAGGCCAGCGCGAGGTAACCGATGCAACTGGTGATCAGGCTCAGCGTCAGCCCCGGCAAGGTCAGGCGCAACGCCGGCCAGCTGTGCCAGGGTTTCAGGCTCCAGCTCTTGGACAAATAGTGCAGCGGGTAGTCGACCGCGACGCCGATCAGGCTGGAGCCGAGCACCAGCGTCATCACATGCATATGGCCGAACAGCGCCACGCACGCCACCGCGCCAAACAGCATGCCCACCAGCACCGGGACGAAGGCCAGCAATACGCGCAAACGGCGGAAGGCCAGCAACAACAGCAACAGAATGCCGACGGTGGCACCACCGCCGACCCAGGTTATCTCGCGTGTGGCTTGCCGCTGCCCGTTGGCCGCGTAGAGCAAGCCGCTGGCGGCCAGCAGTTGCACGTCAGCCTGGGCCGCTTCTTCACGGCTGTGTTTGAGCAGATCGGCCACTTGCAGCGGCAGGTTCATGTCGAAAGCATTGCCGGTGGTGCGCGCCCGCAGCAACACCCAGCTTTTGCCATCGGCATCGGCAACCAGTGCGCCGCTGCCGATGTCCAGTTGCACCGAACCGTGTTGCGGCTGGCTGTTCTGGATGCGCCCGGTCAGGCCCAGCCAGTCATCCTGGCTCGCCACCAGGCTGAAACCGGTGAATGGGTCGAACAATGCCTGCACCCGTTGCTGGATGAACGCGTCGGGATGCTCGATCAATTGCTGGCGATCCGCTGCCGAGAGCATCGCCAACCTGCCTTGCAGCAGTTGCGTGCGCAGCGCCGGCAAGTCGGCTTGCAGGGTCCACTGGACCTTTTCGAACAAACCGCTGGCCTGCCATTGCTCGCCCAGTTTCTGCGCCATGGCGACGGCTTGCTGGCGATCGGTGTGACCGACCAGCACCAGCATTTCGCGGTTCAGCGGTTCTTGCATGCGTTGTTCGGCGCGCAGTTCCAGCGCGTCTGGCGCCGTGCCCGGCACCAGTTCCATCAGGTTGGCCGACAGCGGCGCACCGTCCCGCCATTGCCAGCCGGCGAGCGCGAGCACCGCCAGCAGCAGGATCAGAAACAGCCGTGGAAGCGTGCGTTCACTCGGCAAAGTCATGTTGCTCCGCGTCGCTCAAGGGTTGGGTGCTGGTGCTGTCCTGCATCCGCAGCAAGGTGCTGTCACCCTGGGTTTCCAGCAGCTCGATGGTGTTCACCAATTCGCCGCCGGTGATGTTGATCTGATTGAACACCTGTTTGAGCAGCAGCGAGCGCGGGGTCAGCGTCAGTTTCCAGTTCTGCGCCTCACCGCTCAGCGACAGTTCGAAGTCCCGTTGCAGCCCGCTGCTGTCGCCTTGCAGCACGGCGAGGAACAAGCGGTTCTGCTCGGCGCCGGCACTCTTGCCAGGCAGCATTTGCCAGCCGCTGGCGTCACGTCGCGCAATGCCTTTGCCGGTGATGCGGTAATCCTGTTGCAGCGGCGTTTTCAGCAACCACAGCAGGCCGTGGTTTTTTGCGAGAACGAAGGTGCCTTTGCTGGTCAGCGGCTGGGGCAGGGCGCGCAGGTGTTTTTCCTGGATGAAGTGGCCGTGGATCACATCGGGTTTGGCCAGTTGATCGCTGAGCTGTTGCAGATCGAAGGCATGGGCAATCGATGACAGGCCGAGCAGCGCCAAAGCGCCGAGGCATCTGAAAAACGGCTTCATGCGAGCATCCTTTCAACAGCGTCGGTGAAGATTTTGGGTGAGGCCAATTGCATCTCACGGCTGCTCATGTCGACTGCGACCTGCACCGAGACGGCGCGGGTCAAGCGTTCGCCGGTTTCCAGGTCGCTGATCAGGTAGTTGATCTTCAGCCGGTTCTCCCACTCCACCAGATTGGCGCGCACGTTCAGCTTTTGGCCAAACACCGCACCACGCACATAGCGCAATTGCAGGTCGATCACCGGCCAGGCGTAACCCGAGTCGGACATGGCCGTGTAGTTGTGGCCGATTTTATCCAGCAGCGCACAACGGGCGATTTCCAGGTATTTGACGTAATGGCCGTGCCAGACCACGTTCATGCTGTCGACGTCAAAGAACGGCACGAGGATTTCCGTATCGGTGTGAAGCACTCCCTTGCTACGCATGCAGCCTCCAGTGTTGCTCGGCAATCCGTTTCAGGCACAGGCGCAATTCACCTTCCAGCGCGCGGTCTTCGATGACTGGCGGGAAGTCCTTGGCCAGCTCTTCATGCATGGCAGCAAGGGCCGGTGGCAACGGGCGCGCGTCCTCGGCCTTGCTGCGCAGCCACACGCCCTGATTGGCGGCGAGCAGCGTGGCGGCAGCGACCTGTTCGGTCAGCTCCAGCACACGAATGGCATCGCGGGCAGCGATGGTGCCCATGCTCACTTTGTCCTGGTTGTGGCATTCGGTGGAGCGTGAAAACACGCTGGCCGGCATGGTGTTTTTCAACGCTTCGGCGGTCCAGGCGCTGGTGCCGATCTGCACGGCTTTGAAGCCGTGGTTGAGCATCGCTCGATCTGCCGTGGCGCCGGACAAATTGCTCGGCAAGCCATGGTTGTAACGCTCGTCCACCAGCAACGCGAGTTGACGGTCGAGCAGGTCAGCCACGTTGGCCACCAGGTTTTTCAGGCTGTCCATGGCGAACGCGATGTGGCCGCCGTAGAAATGCCCGCCGTGCAGCACGCGCTCGGCTTCGGCGTCGATGATCGGGTTGTCGTTGGCGCTGTTGAGTTCGATCTCGATGAACGAACGCAGCCAGTTCAGGCTGTCAGCCAAGACGCCCAGTACGTGCGGCGCGCAGCGCAGGGAATAACGGTCTTGCAGGCGATGCAGCGGCGCGGTCGGCGCATCGATCGCCAGGTCCTTGCGCAACCACGCGGCGACTTGCATTTGCCCTGGATGCGGTTTGGTGGCGAACAGGCGCTCGTCGAAGTGCTCCGGATTGCCTTGCAGCGCGACCACGTTCAGCGCGGTGATGCGCGTTGCCAGTTGCAGCAGGTAATCGGCGCGGGCATAGGCCAGGCAAGCGAGGCCGGTCATGACGGCGGTGCCGTTCATCAGCGCGAGGGCTTCTTTGGGGCGCAGCACCAGCGGCTCCCAACCGAGTTCGCGGTGCACATCGGCGGCCTGACGACGTTCGCCACGGAACATCACTTCGCGTTCGCCGGACAAGGTCGCGGCAACATAGGACAGCGGCGTCAGATCACCGCTGGCGCCCACCGAGCCTTCTTCCGGGATCAGCGGCAAAATGTCGTGTTCAAGGAATGCTTGCAGGCGTTCCAGCAGCTCAATGCGAACCCCCGACACGCCGTGGCACAGCGACTGCAAACGTGCAGCCAGCACCGCGCGGGTGGCTTGGGCGTCGAGCAGTTTGCCCAGGCCGCAGCCGTGGAACGTGTACAGATGACGCGGCAACGCTTCGACGTGATGCAGTGGCACCGCGACCACGCAGGAATCGCCGTAACCGGTGGTCACGCCATAAATCACGCCTTCCTTGTCCAGCAGGGAATCGAGGAATCGTGCGCCCTTGGCGATGCGCTCGCGGTACGCAGGGTCAGCCTGCAACTGCGTCGGCACCTGACGGTTGGCCAGGGCCAGCACGTCTTCGATGCGCAAAGGGAGTTCGCCGAAGGTTACCGGCTCAAGCGTTGGCGTCGTCATCGGTCTTCCAGAAAGGGTAAAAGTTGAACCATTGTTGAGGTGCTTCGAGGCAATAGTGACCCAGGCGCTCGGCGTAGCGGGTCGCCCACTGATGAATGACCTGCTCGCGGTCGCTGCGCTTCCAGGTGATCGCATCGGCGAACGGTTCGAGGGTCAGTCGATAATCGCCGTCGGGTTTCTTCAGGCACAGCATCAGGTTGACCGGGCATTTCAACAGACCGGCCAACAACCATGGCCCCTGCGGAAACTTTGCCGGATGGCCAAGGAAATCCACGGTCACGCTGCGCCCGCCGTGCAACGGCACGCGATCACCGGCAATCGCCAGCCATTCGCCGCGCTCCAGGCGCTCGTGCAGTTGCAGCATGATCACCGGGTCCAGTTCGCTGACCTGAATCAGCCGCAGATTGGTGGCCCCGGCTTCGCCCAGCAGACGATTGAACTGCTCGGCGTGCTTGGTGTGCACCAGCACGTTCATCGTGACCTTTTCGCCGATCTCCGCCAGCGCGCGGCAGACTTCGAGATTGCCCAGGTGTGCGCCCACCAGCAGTTGCCCGCGGCTGCCACGCAACTGATTGCGCAACAGCGCCGGGTCGACGATTTCGATCTGCTCGATGCTCAGCTTGCCGTTCCACACGTCGAGTTTGTCGAGCATCGAATCAGCGAAGGCCATGAACTGACCGAATACCCGCCAATGGGTCGGGCGCAATTCAATGCGAGCGCTCCAGTCGGCGAGGCGTTGCTGGTATTGCCAGGCACTGCGGCGGGCGCTGCGACCGAACAGGAAAAAGTACAGAACGATGCCGTACAACAGCGGGCTCAACAGTCGGCGGCCGAGGACTTTGGCGCCGAACGCGGTGAGCTTCATCAGCCAGAAGCTGCCGCGCTCCTCGCGGTCGGCCCAATGCTTTTTGTCGACGTTGCTGCTCATGCTCGCCACCGTCGCCAGAGGATTACCGGCGCCCGCAGCAACATGCCGAAGAACAACCGGGTGTGCATGCTCGAAATCAGCACATTGTCGTGGAACATGCGGAAATGCGAGACGCCGTCCAGCGGGTAATGCACCTTGGTTGGCAGCCACTGCATCGGCTGAT contains:
- a CDS encoding HAL/PAL/TAL family ammonia-lyase, whose amino-acid sequence is MTTPTLEPVTFGELPLRIEDVLALANRQVPTQLQADPAYRERIAKGARFLDSLLDKEGVIYGVTTGYGDSCVVAVPLHHVEALPRHLYTFHGCGLGKLLDAQATRAVLAARLQSLCHGVSGVRIELLERLQAFLEHDILPLIPEEGSVGASGDLTPLSYVAATLSGEREVMFRGERRQAADVHRELGWEPLVLRPKEALALMNGTAVMTGLACLAYARADYLLQLATRITALNVVALQGNPEHFDERLFATKPHPGQMQVAAWLRKDLAIDAPTAPLHRLQDRYSLRCAPHVLGVLADSLNWLRSFIEIELNSANDNPIIDAEAERVLHGGHFYGGHIAFAMDSLKNLVANVADLLDRQLALLVDERYNHGLPSNLSGATADRAMLNHGFKAVQIGTSAWTAEALKNTMPASVFSRSTECHNQDKVSMGTIAARDAIRVLELTEQVAAATLLAANQGVWLRSKAEDARPLPPALAAMHEELAKDFPPVIEDRALEGELRLCLKRIAEQHWRLHA
- a CDS encoding LpxL/LpxP family acyltransferase; the encoded protein is MSSNVDKKHWADREERGSFWLMKLTAFGAKVLGRRLLSPLLYGIVLYFFLFGRSARRSAWQYQQRLADWSARIELRPTHWRVFGQFMAFADSMLDKLDVWNGKLSIEQIEIVDPALLRNQLRGSRGQLLVGAHLGNLEVCRALAEIGEKVTMNVLVHTKHAEQFNRLLGEAGATNLRLIQVSELDPVIMLQLHERLERGEWLAIAGDRVPLHGGRSVTVDFLGHPAKFPQGPWLLAGLLKCPVNLMLCLKKPDGDYRLTLEPFADAITWKRSDREQVIHQWATRYAERLGHYCLEAPQQWFNFYPFWKTDDDANA